In Halobaculum rubrum, the following are encoded in one genomic region:
- a CDS encoding helix-turn-helix domain-containing protein, producing MAVPPGSGSGSRSDSRVPVSEVHDVFERRDDLARPVTASDVMDAVDCSRRTAHNKLNELVEEGILETRKVGSRSRVWWTPIDNSDREAHGEDILGRGPVEEVDLPGTGETLQARRDALVAAYEYLRVYPEAKKSDFLKEVFPDHPAGFETAEGWWNAIQPALAELPGVDPPKERGHIWHFLGG from the coding sequence ATGGCGGTCCCTCCAGGGTCCGGCTCCGGGTCGCGGAGCGATTCCCGTGTCCCCGTCAGCGAGGTCCACGACGTGTTCGAACGGCGTGACGACCTCGCGCGTCCGGTGACAGCCAGCGACGTCATGGACGCGGTCGACTGCTCTCGCCGGACGGCACACAACAAGCTGAACGAACTCGTCGAGGAGGGGATCCTCGAGACGCGGAAGGTCGGTTCTCGAAGCCGGGTCTGGTGGACGCCGATCGACAACAGCGACCGGGAGGCGCACGGGGAGGACATACTCGGCCGCGGACCCGTCGAGGAAGTCGACCTCCCGGGGACGGGCGAGACGCTACAGGCGAGACGAGACGCACTGGTCGCCGCCTACGAGTATCTCCGTGTATACCCGGAAGCGAAGAAATCGGACTTCCTGAAGGAGGTCTTCCCGGACCACCCCGCAGGGTTCGAGACTGCGGAGGGATGGTGGAACGCCATTCAGCCGGCGCTGGCCGAGCTCCCCGGAGTCGATCCCCCGAAAGAACGGGGACACATCTGGCACTTTCTAGGCGGTTGA
- a CDS encoding ZIP family metal transporter — MADLTTDGTERRRRARTRLIGAASTAALVAATASALATGRTKLFAIAWIAFGAMAAAGWVAGRTADTHAGTLVWGYGLAAGAMITSAAVFLLPQAIGQHAAYGGFGVALGLLVGYGAHTLGHRLSHMDLPLDRSLAELTAHAVSAGAIIGIIYGNMPDLGLLLGLSIISHKGPAGYAAVRRFSGRGGDWTAILLPAAGVGVAAVATSFLALPASGAVRGVVFGFATGVFLHVAMDFLPECEIGSEVHESLSHEGDAHTLLDRLRLHAVASTALGGLAVFAGWLVVA; from the coding sequence ATGGCCGATCTGACTACCGACGGGACCGAGCGTCGTCGCAGGGCTCGGACCCGGCTGATCGGCGCCGCGAGCACGGCGGCGCTGGTGGCCGCGACCGCGTCCGCGCTCGCGACGGGGCGGACGAAGCTGTTCGCGATCGCGTGGATCGCGTTCGGGGCGATGGCCGCCGCCGGGTGGGTCGCCGGGCGGACGGCCGACACCCACGCCGGGACACTCGTGTGGGGATACGGGCTCGCCGCCGGCGCGATGATCACGAGCGCGGCCGTCTTCCTCCTGCCGCAGGCGATCGGCCAGCACGCCGCCTACGGCGGGTTCGGCGTCGCGCTCGGGCTGCTCGTCGGCTACGGCGCACACACGCTCGGCCACCGCCTCTCGCACATGGACCTCCCGCTGGACCGGTCGCTGGCGGAGCTGACCGCGCACGCCGTGAGCGCCGGCGCGATCATCGGCATCATCTACGGCAACATGCCGGACCTGGGGCTGCTGCTTGGGCTGTCGATCATCTCGCACAAGGGTCCCGCCGGCTACGCGGCCGTCCGCCGGTTCTCCGGTCGCGGCGGCGACTGGACGGCGATCCTGCTGCCGGCGGCCGGCGTCGGCGTCGCCGCGGTCGCCACGTCGTTTCTCGCGTTGCCCGCCTCGGGCGCGGTCCGGGGCGTCGTGTTCGGCTTCGCCACCGGCGTGTTCCTCCACGTCGCGATGGACTTCCTCCCGGAGTGTGAGATCGGGAGCGAGGTCCACGAGTCGCTGAGCCACGAGGGCGACGCACACACGCTGTTGGACCGGCTCCGTCTCCACGCCGTCGCCAGCACCGCGCTCGGGGGCCTGGCGGTGTTCGCCGGCTGGCTGGTCGTCGCCTAA
- a CDS encoding molybdopterin-dependent oxidoreductase: protein MDARRARSSGRVTPAAELAVAVASGVAVTAGTFLVVGFSPRWVVVGIAQTVLLALPDAALAAGIQGFGSTAQPLLVAGAAGLSVALFAALAWLARRIGRTADRERAEAVFLVGTLQALAAFLLSVAPVAAVVGGAFGAAVVGLAGGVATGTGDVSRARRGLLRSAGVAATAVGLAGAGPLARAVGGGGNDSDGTEPVDPDPLVERLLAVAADRSFDLAGAEPLVSESFYVVDKNAADPRVDPETWSLRVTGAVEEEIEVDLGAVESRSAEHRFVTLRCVGDKVNGRKADTAVWTGIPVADLLEEAGVRPDSCCVMLRAADDYYEEFPLSALREGLLAYGMNGRPLPRQHGAPVRALIPGHWGEINVKWLTEIEILEEEATGYWEERGWHGTGPVSTVAKLHHVETADGTVSVGGHAYAGTRGVSAVEVSTDGGDTWSEADLTDRLPGPTPADADPDDAEAVGGAAGDAWRGWRYEYEADDEHEVVVRAVEADGTVQPAAERDPYPRGASGRASRTVRP, encoded by the coding sequence ATGGACGCCCGTCGCGCTCGCTCGTCCGGTCGCGTCACGCCCGCCGCCGAGCTCGCCGTCGCCGTCGCCTCCGGCGTCGCGGTCACGGCGGGGACGTTCCTCGTCGTCGGATTCTCCCCTCGGTGGGTCGTCGTCGGCATCGCCCAGACCGTGTTGCTCGCGCTTCCCGACGCGGCGCTGGCGGCCGGGATCCAAGGGTTCGGAAGCACGGCTCAGCCCTTGCTCGTCGCCGGGGCGGCCGGGCTCTCGGTGGCGCTGTTCGCGGCGCTCGCGTGGCTCGCCCGCCGGATCGGTCGGACCGCCGACAGGGAACGGGCGGAGGCCGTCTTCCTCGTCGGCACGCTCCAGGCGCTGGCGGCGTTCCTGCTGTCGGTCGCGCCGGTCGCCGCCGTCGTCGGCGGCGCGTTCGGCGCCGCGGTCGTGGGCCTCGCGGGCGGCGTCGCGACCGGAACGGGCGACGTGTCCCGGGCACGCCGCGGGCTGTTGCGCTCGGCGGGCGTCGCGGCGACGGCGGTGGGACTTGCGGGCGCCGGGCCGCTTGCGCGGGCAGTCGGTGGAGGAGGGAACGACTCCGACGGGACGGAACCGGTCGATCCCGACCCGCTCGTCGAGCGACTGCTCGCCGTCGCCGCGGACCGCTCGTTCGACCTCGCGGGCGCGGAGCCGCTCGTCTCGGAGTCGTTCTACGTGGTGGACAAGAACGCCGCGGACCCGCGGGTCGACCCCGAGACGTGGTCGCTCCGGGTCACCGGCGCCGTCGAGGAAGAGATCGAAGTCGACCTCGGCGCCGTCGAATCCAGATCCGCCGAGCATCGCTTCGTTACCCTCCGGTGCGTGGGCGACAAGGTGAACGGACGGAAGGCCGACACCGCAGTGTGGACAGGGATTCCCGTCGCCGACCTGCTCGAGGAAGCCGGCGTTCGTCCCGACAGCTGCTGTGTCATGTTGCGCGCCGCGGACGACTACTACGAGGAGTTCCCGCTGTCGGCGCTCAGGGAGGGACTGCTCGCGTACGGGATGAACGGGCGCCCGCTCCCGCGACAGCACGGCGCGCCGGTCCGAGCGCTGATCCCGGGTCACTGGGGGGAGATCAACGTGAAATGGCTCACGGAGATCGAGATCCTCGAGGAGGAGGCGACGGGCTACTGGGAGGAGCGCGGCTGGCACGGCACCGGCCCCGTCTCGACGGTGGCGAAGCTCCACCACGTCGAGACCGCCGACGGCACGGTCTCCGTCGGCGGCCACGCGTACGCGGGCACCCGCGGCGTTTCGGCCGTCGAGGTGTCGACCGACGGCGGCGACACCTGGTCGGAGGCGGACCTCACCGACCGCCTCCCGGGTCCGACGCCGGCCGACGCCGACCCCGACGACGCCGAGGCCGTCGGCGGCGCGGCCGGGGACGCCTGGCGCGGCTGGCGCTACGAGTACGAGGCCGACGACGAACACGAGGTCGTCGTCCGCGCCGTCGAGGCCGACGGCACCGTCCAGCCCGCCGCCGAGCGTGACCCGTATCCCCGAGGCGCCTCCGGACGCGCGAGCCGGACGGTCCGCCCCTGA
- the cruF gene encoding bisanhydrobacterioruberin hydratase codes for MPADRREAEARLDALVRENRFTISVVFPVVGAVLLVASAEGVFAGTPLSPLAFNGGMILLGTLVMRSPLVVGLAPLVGRRELAGIGLLSAYAYGIEYVGITTGWPYGEFEYLVALGPELGGVPLGLPVFFLPLVANAYLLSLLLLGERAERAAVRLLAVIALVLVMDVVLDPGAVALGFWAYEGVANAGALGVRSGAGFYGVPLSNYAGWVVSATVAVVVLDAAFDRAALRERLADCEFMLDDMVSFVLLWGGVNLWFWNSVAAAVAVGIGVGLARADRFDASLFREAF; via the coding sequence ATGCCCGCGGACCGCCGCGAGGCGGAGGCACGCCTCGACGCGCTCGTGCGCGAGAACCGATTCACCATCTCGGTCGTGTTCCCCGTCGTGGGCGCGGTGTTGCTCGTCGCCAGCGCGGAGGGCGTGTTCGCCGGCACACCGCTTTCGCCGTTGGCGTTCAACGGCGGCATGATCCTGTTGGGGACGCTCGTGATGCGCTCGCCGCTGGTCGTCGGACTCGCGCCCCTGGTCGGTCGCCGCGAGCTCGCCGGGATCGGGCTGCTGTCGGCGTACGCCTACGGGATCGAGTACGTGGGGATCACGACCGGGTGGCCCTACGGCGAGTTCGAGTACCTCGTCGCGCTCGGCCCGGAACTGGGCGGCGTCCCCCTGGGGCTGCCGGTCTTCTTCCTCCCGCTCGTGGCGAACGCGTACCTTCTGAGCCTGCTCCTGCTCGGCGAGCGCGCGGAGCGCGCGGCGGTGCGGCTGCTCGCGGTGATCGCGCTCGTGCTCGTCATGGACGTGGTGCTGGATCCGGGCGCCGTCGCGCTCGGCTTCTGGGCGTACGAGGGCGTCGCGAACGCGGGCGCGCTCGGCGTGCGCTCGGGGGCGGGCTTCTACGGCGTTCCGCTCTCGAACTACGCCGGTTGGGTCGTCTCCGCCACTGTCGCCGTCGTCGTGCTCGACGCCGCCTTCGACCGCGCGGCGCTGCGCGAACGACTCGCCGACTGCGAGTTCATGCTGGACGACATGGTGAGCTTCGTGCTGCTGTGGGGCGGGGTGAACCTGTGGTTCTGGAACTCCGTCGCCGCCGCGGTCGCGGTCGGCATCGGCGTCGGGCTGGCTCGGGCGGATCGGTTCGACGCGTCGCTGTTCAGGGAAGCGTTCTGA
- a CDS encoding phytoene/squalene synthase family protein, with product MVDDDQIARSKRIQQRTGKTFHFATRVLPERVREPTYVLYAFFRVADEIVDGAETGPPEEQRRELGRLRDAALGREESDDAVLSAFAELCDEHGIADEDVETFIDAMRSDIDTDRYETYEELEAYMDGSASAVGRMMTAVMDPDEPDAALPHATALGDAFQLSNFLRDVREDIVELDRVYLPRETLREYGVTEAQLKRFEFDENVEAAMRHELRRAESLYKEGVAGIKYLPEDCQFAVLLASVLYAEHHALIRERGFDTLSATPELSTYRKLKLFVKTRWAWFRCKDPETVFRRVSCVPYGDSEPNRSGAGHGDRVPAR from the coding sequence ATGGTAGACGACGACCAGATCGCCCGGAGCAAGCGCATCCAACAGCGCACGGGCAAGACCTTCCACTTCGCGACCCGGGTGCTACCCGAACGGGTGCGCGAGCCGACCTACGTGCTGTACGCGTTCTTCCGAGTCGCCGACGAGATCGTCGACGGCGCGGAGACGGGGCCGCCCGAGGAACAGCGCCGGGAGCTGGGTCGTCTCCGCGACGCCGCGCTCGGCCGCGAGGAGAGCGACGACGCCGTGCTCTCGGCGTTCGCCGAACTGTGCGACGAGCACGGCATCGCCGACGAGGACGTCGAGACGTTCATCGACGCGATGCGCTCGGACATCGACACCGACCGCTACGAGACGTACGAGGAACTCGAGGCGTACATGGACGGCTCCGCCTCGGCGGTGGGTCGAATGATGACGGCGGTGATGGACCCCGACGAGCCCGACGCCGCGCTCCCGCACGCGACGGCGCTGGGCGACGCGTTCCAGCTGTCGAACTTCCTGCGCGACGTGCGCGAGGACATCGTCGAGCTGGACCGGGTGTATCTCCCGCGGGAGACCCTGCGCGAGTACGGGGTCACCGAGGCGCAGCTCAAGCGCTTCGAGTTCGACGAGAACGTCGAGGCGGCGATGCGCCACGAACTACGCCGCGCGGAATCGCTGTACAAGGAGGGCGTCGCGGGCATCAAGTACCTCCCCGAGGACTGCCAGTTCGCCGTGTTGCTGGCGTCGGTGCTGTACGCCGAACACCACGCGCTCATCCGCGAGCGCGGCTTCGACACGCTCTCGGCGACGCCGGAGCTGAGCACGTACCGCAAGCTGAAGCTGTTCGTCAAGACGCGTTGGGCGTGGTTCCGGTGTAAGGACCCCGAAACGGTGTTCCGTCGCGTCTCCTGTGTCCCGTACGGCGACAGCGAGCCGAACCGCTCGGGCGCCGGCCACGGCGACCGGGTTCCCGCGCGCTGA
- a CDS encoding prenyltransferase has protein sequence MPTAVDPADSGDADAGDTDAPDRPASAVASARYLLKLSRPRFWLYLAGPIGVGVAFGATTVPGLFAPENVLLFGYFLLPANLFLYGVNDVFDRDVDEDNPKKDGREVRYGGDRLVPAVVVASLALGAVTFAITPRVAWPYLAGFFVLGAGYSAPPLRFKTTPLLDSVSNGLYVLPGAAGYAMVAGTAPPAAALAGAWLWAMGMHTFSAIPDIEPDRAAGIRTTATALGESRTLAYCATCWLAAAGAFAAVDPRIGAVLLAYPALVGVVRFAGVAIDRAYWWFPAINTVVGAVLTMGALTRIVPPEAVLP, from the coding sequence ATGCCGACCGCAGTCGACCCCGCCGACTCGGGCGACGCCGACGCGGGGGACACCGACGCGCCCGACCGCCCCGCAAGCGCCGTCGCGAGCGCACGCTACCTTTTGAAGCTCTCGCGCCCGCGCTTCTGGCTGTACCTCGCGGGGCCGATCGGCGTCGGCGTCGCCTTCGGCGCGACGACCGTTCCGGGGCTGTTCGCACCCGAGAACGTCCTCCTGTTCGGCTACTTCCTGCTCCCGGCGAACCTGTTCCTCTACGGCGTCAACGACGTGTTCGACCGCGACGTCGACGAGGACAACCCGAAGAAGGACGGTCGGGAGGTGCGCTACGGGGGCGACCGGCTCGTCCCCGCGGTCGTCGTCGCGTCGCTGGCGCTGGGCGCGGTGACGTTCGCGATCACGCCGCGGGTCGCGTGGCCGTACCTCGCCGGGTTCTTCGTGCTCGGGGCGGGGTACTCGGCGCCGCCGCTGCGGTTCAAGACGACGCCGCTGCTGGATTCGGTGTCGAACGGGCTGTACGTCCTTCCGGGCGCCGCCGGGTACGCGATGGTCGCCGGAACCGCCCCGCCGGCCGCGGCGCTTGCGGGCGCGTGGCTGTGGGCGATGGGGATGCACACGTTCTCCGCGATTCCCGACATCGAGCCGGACCGCGCGGCCGGCATCCGGACGACCGCGACCGCCCTCGGGGAGTCGCGGACGCTCGCGTACTGCGCGACCTGTTGGCTCGCCGCCGCGGGCGCGTTCGCGGCGGTCGACCCGCGGATCGGCGCGGTGCTGCTCGCGTACCCGGCTCTCGTGGGCGTCGTTCGGTTCGCGGGCGTCGCGATCGACCGCGCGTACTGGTGGTTCCCGGCGATCAACACCGTCGTCGGCGCCGTGCTCACGATGGGCGCGCTGACGCGGATCGTCCCCCCGGAGGCGGTGTTGCCGTGA
- a CDS encoding LUD domain-containing protein gives MSSESRAAKAAQIRHLLDTEGDAVATNTRGFNRGRYDSVADLEEYQGLKDEARAIKEDAIERLPELIDELTETIEENGGTVYIADDAADANEYVAEVCAERDADRLVKSKSMTSEEIEVNEHLDREGVDVVETDLGEWVLQVAEEAPSHIVAPAIHKSRQDIADLFNERFDPDEPLETAEELTMFAREKLLARIKEADVGMTGANFLAAETGTMALVTSEGNARKTVTVPDTHIAVAGVEKVIPTVEDLRPFVELIGRSGTGQDITSYISLFTPPIDSPAVDFDDPDTPITDGEIDREFHLVLIDNGRLSMREDDDLRETLYCIRCSACSNTCANFQSVGGHAFGGETYSGGIATGWEAGIEGLDTAAEFNDLCTGCSRCVEACPVGIDIPWINTVVRDRINETGDDGFDFLVDGLTPDAEDESSPTLQKRVFGNFETLAKLGSATAPVSNWLGRSRPVGWLLEESLGVDRRRELPAFRRETLVEWADRRDETTPADPERRVALYPDVYTNYMLVERGKAAVRALEALGVAVEVPAAPGTGRPPLSQGMIDTARAKAEGVVEALEPHLEQGRDVVVIEPSDLAMFATDYERLLEPESHRRLADHSYELLEYVYGLLENGGSPDALSVADGEERVAYHSHCQQRTMSLEAHTVAVFEECGYDVTTSDVECCGMAGSFGYKTQYYDLSMDVGEPLAGQLRDADADHVVASGTSCTDQIGDLLGVEPPHPIELLDPGR, from the coding sequence ATGAGTTCCGAGAGTCGGGCCGCCAAGGCCGCCCAGATCCGACACCTCCTGGACACGGAGGGCGACGCCGTCGCCACGAACACCCGCGGGTTCAATCGGGGGCGCTACGACTCGGTCGCCGACCTGGAGGAGTATCAGGGGCTCAAGGACGAGGCTCGCGCGATCAAGGAGGACGCCATCGAGCGCCTGCCCGAGCTGATCGACGAACTGACCGAGACGATCGAGGAAAACGGCGGGACCGTCTACATCGCCGACGACGCCGCCGACGCCAACGAGTACGTCGCCGAGGTCTGTGCCGAGCGGGACGCCGATCGGCTGGTCAAGAGCAAGTCGATGACGTCCGAGGAGATCGAGGTCAACGAGCATCTCGACCGCGAGGGCGTCGACGTCGTCGAGACCGACCTCGGCGAATGGGTCCTCCAGGTGGCCGAGGAGGCCCCGAGCCACATCGTCGCGCCCGCGATCCACAAGTCTCGCCAGGATATCGCCGACCTGTTCAACGAGCGCTTCGATCCCGACGAACCGCTCGAAACCGCCGAGGAGCTCACGATGTTCGCCCGCGAGAAGCTCCTGGCCCGGATCAAAGAGGCGGACGTGGGCATGACGGGCGCCAACTTCCTCGCCGCCGAGACGGGGACGATGGCGCTCGTGACCAGCGAGGGCAACGCCCGCAAGACCGTCACGGTCCCGGATACGCACATCGCGGTCGCGGGCGTCGAGAAGGTGATCCCGACCGTCGAGGACCTTCGGCCGTTCGTCGAGCTGATCGGTCGTTCGGGGACCGGCCAGGACATCACCAGCTACATCTCGCTGTTCACGCCGCCGATCGATTCCCCCGCTGTGGACTTCGATGACCCCGACACCCCGATCACCGACGGCGAGATCGATCGGGAGTTCCATCTCGTGCTCATCGACAACGGCCGCCTGTCGATGCGCGAGGACGACGACCTCCGGGAGACGCTGTACTGCATCCGGTGTTCGGCCTGTTCGAACACCTGTGCGAACTTCCAGTCGGTCGGCGGCCACGCCTTCGGCGGTGAGACGTACTCCGGCGGCATCGCCACCGGCTGGGAGGCCGGTATCGAGGGCCTGGACACCGCCGCGGAGTTCAACGACCTCTGTACCGGCTGCTCGCGCTGTGTCGAGGCCTGTCCCGTGGGGATCGACATCCCCTGGATCAACACCGTCGTCCGCGACCGGATCAACGAGACGGGCGACGACGGGTTCGACTTCCTCGTCGACGGGCTGACCCCCGACGCCGAAGACGAGTCGAGCCCCACGCTCCAGAAGCGAGTGTTCGGGAACTTCGAGACGCTGGCGAAACTCGGCAGCGCGACCGCGCCGGTGTCGAACTGGCTGGGCCGCTCCCGCCCGGTAGGGTGGCTGCTCGAGGAGTCGCTCGGCGTCGATCGTCGCCGGGAGCTCCCCGCGTTCCGGCGGGAGACCCTCGTCGAATGGGCCGACAGGCGTGACGAGACGACGCCGGCCGACCCGGAGCGCCGCGTCGCGCTGTACCCCGACGTCTACACGAACTACATGCTCGTCGAGCGCGGGAAAGCCGCCGTCAGGGCGCTGGAAGCGCTGGGCGTGGCGGTCGAGGTACCGGCCGCGCCGGGGACGGGACGGCCCCCACTCTCCCAGGGGATGATCGACACGGCCCGGGCCAAGGCCGAAGGCGTCGTCGAGGCACTGGAGCCTCACCTCGAACAGGGCCGCGACGTCGTGGTGATCGAACCCAGCGACCTCGCCATGTTCGCGACCGACTACGAACGCCTGCTCGAACCCGAGTCGCACCGGCGACTCGCGGACCACAGCTACGAACTGCTGGAGTACGTGTACGGGCTGTTAGAGAACGGTGGGAGCCCGGACGCGCTCTCGGTCGCCGACGGCGAGGAGCGCGTCGCCTATCACAGCCACTGCCAGCAACGGACCATGTCGCTGGAGGCCCACACCGTGGCGGTCTTCGAGGAGTGTGGCTACGACGTGACGACCAGCGACGTGGAGTGTTGTGGCATGGCCGGCAGTTTCGGCTACAAGACCCAGTACTACGACCTCTCGATGGACGTCGGTGAACCCCTCGCGGGCCAACTCCGCGACGCGGACGCCGACCACGTCGTCGCCAGCGGCACCTCCTGTACCGACCAGATCGGCGACCTGCTCGGCGTCGAGCCGCCCCACCCGATCGAACTGCTGGATCCGGGACGATAG
- a CDS encoding LutC/YkgG family protein, with product MMTRSDTYDRFAESAGEYGVELTRTTAESLPGTIESVITTPVVGAPLPWDDCSLPEPVPTDPSPAELDAAVTGVSAASLAVADYGSVVLEATPGGGEPVSLFPDEHVVVLREDDIVPDMETAFEWLDEQFRDTGGSAIVATGPSATADMGSLVKGAHGPKEVHAVVVT from the coding sequence ATGATGACACGATCTGACACGTATGACCGGTTCGCCGAGAGCGCGGGCGAGTACGGCGTCGAACTGACGCGGACGACCGCCGAATCGCTCCCCGGGACGATCGAATCCGTCATCACGACGCCCGTCGTCGGAGCCCCGTTACCGTGGGACGACTGTTCGCTTCCGGAACCCGTCCCAACGGATCCCTCCCCTGCCGAACTCGATGCGGCCGTGACCGGCGTCAGCGCCGCGTCGTTGGCCGTCGCCGACTACGGCAGCGTCGTCCTAGAAGCGACGCCGGGCGGGGGTGAGCCGGTCAGTCTCTTCCCGGACGAGCACGTGGTGGTCCTCCGGGAGGACGACATCGTCCCGGACATGGAGACGGCGTTCGAGTGGCTCGACGAGCAGTTCCGTGACACCGGCGGGTCGGCGATCGTCGCGACGGGCCCCTCCGCGACGGCGGACATGGGGTCGCTCGTCAAGGGTGCACACGGACCCAAGGAGGTCCACGCGGTAGTGGTGACATGA
- a CDS encoding HVO_2523 family zinc finger protein, with amino-acid sequence MSHGEEAVKRTRPCPYCGDSMMHRHCEYICPRHGVVFDCSDPFYG; translated from the coding sequence ATGAGCCACGGCGAAGAGGCGGTGAAACGGACGCGACCGTGCCCCTACTGCGGGGACTCGATGATGCACCGTCACTGCGAGTACATCTGTCCCCGGCACGGCGTCGTCTTCGACTGTTCGGACCCGTTCTATGGATGA
- a CDS encoding phytoene desaturase family protein — MREPRDRSSLAGEDVVVIGGGFGGLSTACYLADAGADVTLLEKNEQLGGRAAVLEADGFRFDMGPSWYLMPDVFETFFGHFGREPSEYYSLSRLDPHYRIFFKDGDRVDMVPDLDANRETFESYEAGAGDAFDDYLRKSERNYEIGMEHFVYEHRDDLADFVDPDVLRYSWGLSLIGTMQDHVEEYFDNPKLQQIMQYTLVFLGGSPHNTPALYNLMSHVDFNLGVYYPDGGLGAVVDGIVELGSELGVEYVIDAPVTAIKGQRGGFKVETAATNPADGLGGTAAADGGASAEGSISTGSGETYFPDLVVSDADYAHTEQELLAPRKRQYDAEYWESRTYAPSAYLLYMGVEGDVEELAHHTLVLPTDWDGHFEQIFENPAWPDDPAYYLCVPSKTDDTVAPEGHSNLFVLVPIAAGLEDTPELRSRYRQQILDDIAENTGVDLRDRIVFEEEFCVDDFAGRYNSMKGSALGLAHTLRQTAPFRPGHESSKVDGLYFTGSTTTPGIGVPMCLISGLLTAETMGESS; from the coding sequence ATGCGCGAACCCCGTGACCGCTCTTCGTTGGCTGGCGAGGACGTGGTCGTGATCGGCGGCGGCTTCGGCGGGCTCTCGACGGCCTGCTATCTGGCCGACGCCGGCGCCGACGTGACTCTCCTGGAGAAAAACGAACAGCTCGGCGGCCGCGCTGCCGTGCTGGAGGCGGACGGCTTCCGCTTCGACATGGGGCCGTCGTGGTACCTGATGCCCGACGTGTTCGAGACGTTCTTCGGCCACTTCGGCCGGGAGCCGTCGGAGTACTACTCGCTGTCGCGGCTCGACCCGCATTACCGGATCTTCTTCAAGGACGGCGATCGGGTCGACATGGTCCCCGACTTGGACGCGAACCGCGAGACGTTCGAGTCGTACGAGGCCGGCGCCGGCGACGCCTTCGACGACTACCTCCGCAAGTCCGAGCGCAACTACGAGATCGGGATGGAGCACTTCGTGTACGAGCACCGCGACGACCTCGCGGACTTCGTCGACCCCGACGTGCTGCGCTACTCGTGGGGACTGTCGCTGATCGGAACGATGCAGGACCACGTCGAGGAGTACTTCGACAACCCGAAGCTCCAGCAGATCATGCAGTACACGCTGGTGTTCCTCGGCGGATCGCCGCACAACACGCCGGCGCTGTACAACCTCATGAGTCACGTCGACTTCAACCTCGGCGTCTACTACCCCGACGGCGGGCTCGGTGCCGTCGTCGACGGCATCGTCGAGTTGGGGTCGGAGTTGGGGGTCGAGTACGTGATCGACGCGCCCGTCACCGCGATCAAGGGCCAACGCGGCGGATTCAAGGTTGAGACGGCGGCCACGAACCCCGCGGACGGGCTCGGCGGGACCGCCGCCGCGGACGGCGGCGCCTCAGCCGAGGGTTCGATCTCCACCGGGTCGGGCGAGACGTACTTCCCGGATCTCGTCGTCAGCGACGCCGACTACGCCCACACCGAGCAGGAACTGCTCGCGCCGCGCAAGCGCCAGTACGACGCCGAGTACTGGGAGTCGCGGACGTACGCGCCCTCGGCGTACCTCCTGTACATGGGCGTCGAGGGTGACGTGGAGGAACTCGCCCACCACACGCTCGTGCTCCCGACCGACTGGGACGGCCACTTCGAGCAGATCTTCGAGAACCCCGCCTGGCCCGACGACCCCGCCTACTACCTCTGTGTCCCCTCGAAGACCGACGACACCGTCGCTCCCGAGGGGCACTCGAACCTGTTCGTTCTCGTCCCGATCGCGGCGGGACTGGAGGACACGCCGGAACTGCGGAGCCGGTACCGACAGCAGATCCTGGACGACATCGCCGAGAACACCGGCGTCGACCTGCGCGATCGGATCGTCTTCGAGGAGGAGTTCTGCGTCGACGACTTCGCGGGGCGCTACAACTCGATGAAGGGGTCGGCGCTGGGGCTCGCACACACGCTGCGCCAGACGGCGCCGTTCCGGCCCGGCCACGAGTCCTCGAAGGTCGACGGGCTCTACTTCACCGGGTCGACGACGACGCCGGGGATCGGCGTCCCGATGTGTCTCATCTCGGGGCTGCTCACGGCCGAGACGATGGGCGAGTCGTCCTGA